The Deinococcus planocerae genomic sequence TCCCGGTCCGCCCGGCTCCAGGGCCGCGGGGTGAGTCGGGCCGCCACGAGCAGGTACCGGGTGCCCCCCAGCGACCCCAGCGGGGCCAGAACCGCCCCCGGCACGCCGCCGGGAGTCGGCCCGATTTCCGCAGGTGCCCCGTGCGACGCCTGGGAAGCCCGTGGAGGCCCCTCGAAGAAGGTGGGCGCCTCCCAGGCCGCGCCGCGACCGAGCCGGGCCTTCACGGCCCTCCTGAGCGCCTCGGGGGGAGCGGGCATCTCCCCGCTCGTTCCGGGGGGGTGCCAGGCCGTCTCGACCCCGAGGCGTCCTTCCTCCTCGCGCACCAGCCCGGCCCAGTCGAGGGGGCAGACGCAGGCGAGGAGGGCGACGGCGGACTTCACGAGGGCGTCCGGGTCGAGGTCGAGGTCGGCGAGGGCGGAGACGGCGGCGAGGGTCTCGGCGTGGGCGGTGGCGCGGCGCAGCTCGTCCACGAGCCGCTGGCGGGTGGCGGCCTCGCGCTCGGCCTCCAGGCGAGCGCGGCGCAGCTCCAGCTCGTCCACGGCGAGGGCGGCGAGGTTCACCAGGGCCTCGCGCTCGACCTGCGTGACCTCGGCGCGCGGCGCGTGGTCGAGCACGCATAGGGTGCCGACGTTGTGCCCGTCGGGCGTCTGGAGGGGCGCGCCCGCGTAGAAGCGGAAGCCGCCCGGCCCGGCGACGAGGGGATGCCCCGTGAAGCGGGGGTCGAGCGCGAGGTCGAGGGAGACGAGAACCCCGTTTTGCTCGATGGTGCGGGCGCAAAAGGAGAGCTGACGGTCGAGCCGCCGCAGGTCCACCCCCACGCACGCCTTGCTCCACGAGCTGTCCGCCGTCACGATGTTCACGAGCGCGACCGGCACGCGGAAAAACTGCGCGGCGAGCTGGGCCAGCCGCTCGAAGGCCGTCTCGGGCAGGGGATCGAGGATGGCGTAGCGCGCGACCGCCTCCAGGCGCGCGAGTTCTTCTTCGGCAGGGAGCGACGCGACCATGTGGGGTCAGGGTAGGGGGCTCTTCGCCGCAGAAGTCTTACAGGAGGGACAGGTCAGGAGGCTTTCTTCTCAGCTCAGGCCCGGCTGACTCTGAGACGGCCCTTGACGGCCCGCCGGGACCCGTTGCGGACTTCGGGTGTCTCGGAAACTCACCTGAGCCTTCTCGTGGCTCCCAGCGCCTGTGAGGGCTGTTCGGCTACCGGGGGGGCTCCTGCGAGGCTCGGCACACCGTTTCCGCCCCCTGAACCCCGTCCGAATCCCACAGGTATGTCTCAGGCGGGCACCCTCAGACGGTCTTTGAGATCGTCGACGAATCCCTGGGCGTCCATCCGCGCCAGCCGCGCGTGCGCCTCCGTGAGAAGGACCGCACCGTCCAAGTCCCCCGTCGTGACGAGGTGACGCAGGGTGTCGAGTTCGGCGGCGGTGAACTTGCGGTGGTAGAGCAGGGAGACGCGCTTGGTGGTGAACGAGGCCGCCTCGGCGAGGTCCAGGCCGCGCAACTCCGCGGTCACGTCCACGCCGCTCTCCTCGGCGGCCTGGGGAGGGGTACGCTGCACCGCCGCCGTGGGCGCGGCCTCCAGCACCCGGCCCGAGGTAGGGTCGGGGTACTGGTCGGGGTGCCGAATCAGGTGGACGAGGGCGTGCGCGGGCGTCTTGCGAACCTTGAGGAGGCCCGCGCGGAGCAGGCGCTCGAACCGTTCGATCCGCGTCATCAGGACCGAGGTCGTGTACTGCCGGGTGAGCTGCCGGGCGATCCCATCCGCGACCCCGTGCGCCCGGAGACGGTGGAGCAGCGCCGGGCTGATCGGCGTGAACTCGGGCGAGAACTCGTAGCGCAACCGCTGTTTCTTACCGCGGCCATCCAGGGTCACGCTGCGCAGGTAGCCGCGCCGCAGCAGTTCCTCGTGCGGGCCCTCCAGCGCGCGGCGCACCACGTCCGGGCGCCCGTTGGGGAGCTTGCACTGGTCGGCCCACTCGATCAGCCCGACCTCGTACTCGTCGATCACCTCGTCGGGCCGCTCGGGGTTGTAGCGCATCGCGTCGAGCAGCCGGAAGATGATCCGGGTGCGGGGCCGCGACAGGGACTGCATGAACTCGATGTTCAGCGGCTTGGTGTACCCGCTGCGCAGGGACGCGACGAGCGGCTCGGCGAGGCGCAGCCGGAGCATACTGCGGTCGTCGAAACGGCCCGACTCGCCGTGGTGGGTGTATTCCAGCAGCTCGATGAAGTGGAACTTGGCGGTCGTCCAGCGCCGGTTGGGGTGGTCGCGCCACCCCCCGCTGATCTCGTACGAGGTCGTGTGCAGGCGGTCGAGACTTTCGGCGAGCATCGTCCGGTACCGCCCGTTGCGGTGAAATCCCGCCAGCCGCAGCAGGTCCGTTACCGCCAGGCTCATCTCCCCGTCTTCCGGGAGCCCGCTGCTCATGTAGTGATCGATCAGGGCGCTGCTCACGTCGTTGTCGATGCCGTGTGGAATCCCCAGCTCCGGAAGCGCCCGGCACCCCACCCGCACCACCCGGTCCCCCTGGGTAAAGGTGACCCGCCAGGAATGCTGGCCCTCCACCGAGTCCTGCGCCGAGACCAGATTCAGGCGGCCCCAGTTGAGGTCATCGAACCGCGCGGGCTTGAAGTCGTTCATGGGCCTCCCTGGTGGTGAACAGAATAGGAGGTTTAAAGATAAAAAGATCTGTTAAAAGATATTGATGAAACACCACCAGAGGGCGCCTGCATACCCGCGCCAGGAGGGCGCATACCCCCCGTTTTCCCACAGGTGTGTCTCAGTAAACACCACAAGTGTGTCTCAGGCAGCGGCCCGAAACACCACAAGTGTGTCTCAGGGGGGTCCGAAAACACCACAGGTGTGTCTCAGCAAACACCACAAGTGTGTCTCAGGGGCTCTCTAAGACATAGTTGTGGTGTTTTGCCTGAATCCCACAACTGTGTCTCAGGCGGGCGACCCCAAATCCCACAAGTGTGTCTCAGGCAAAACGCCCGAATCCCACAACTGTGTCTCAGGCGAAACGCCCGAATCCCACAACTGTGTCTCAGGGGATTCGGGCGTTTTCGGTCACTTTCGGGGCCCGGCGAAGGGGTGGTTGGCAGGGGAAGCGGCCCCTCTCCTCTCCCCTGTGGTGGGTGTCAGGTGCCCCGCGAAACGAGCGGTTCCTCCTGCGCGAGGAGGGCGCGGGCCTCGGCGGCGGGGAGGGGATGGGCGATGTAGTACCCCTGGGCCATCGCGTAGCCCAGGGCCCGCACCTCGGCGTACTGGTCGGCGGTCTCGACCCCCTCGGCGACCGTGTTCAGGCCCAGGGTGTGACCGAGAACGGCGATCACGCGGGCGAGTTCGGTGCCCGTCTTGTCGTGGCCGAGGCCCG encodes the following:
- a CDS encoding sensor domain-containing diguanylate cyclase, which translates into the protein MVASLPAEEELARLEAVARYAILDPLPETAFERLAQLAAQFFRVPVALVNIVTADSSWSKACVGVDLRRLDRQLSFCARTIEQNGVLVSLDLALDPRFTGHPLVAGPGGFRFYAGAPLQTPDGHNVGTLCVLDHAPRAEVTQVEREALVNLAALAVDELELRRARLEAEREAATRQRLVDELRRATAHAETLAAVSALADLDLDPDALVKSAVALLACVCPLDWAGLVREEEGRLGVETAWHPPGTSGEMPAPPEALRRAVKARLGRGAAWEAPTFFEGPPRASQASHGAPAEIGPTPGGVPGAVLAPLGSLGGTRYLLVAARLTPRPWSRADRDLFGVTSRTVAGALLRQEREGRMLQEARRDALTGLGNRRALDAALEEAGPPRALAVLDLDGFKGINDREGHARGDVLLRLFAGALAAELPPGGTLFRLGGDEFVLLLEGVTDAECAQAAVLEGVDAAVAASRAAGFREVGASFGVALWPGEARGAKAALRLADERMYADKRRRAGLRGG
- a CDS encoding replication initiator protein A is translated as MNDFKPARFDDLNWGRLNLVSAQDSVEGQHSWRVTFTQGDRVVRVGCRALPELGIPHGIDNDVSSALIDHYMSSGLPEDGEMSLAVTDLLRLAGFHRNGRYRTMLAESLDRLHTTSYEISGGWRDHPNRRWTTAKFHFIELLEYTHHGESGRFDDRSMLRLRLAEPLVASLRSGYTKPLNIEFMQSLSRPRTRIIFRLLDAMRYNPERPDEVIDEYEVGLIEWADQCKLPNGRPDVVRRALEGPHEELLRRGYLRSVTLDGRGKKQRLRYEFSPEFTPISPALLHRLRAHGVADGIARQLTRQYTTSVLMTRIERFERLLRAGLLKVRKTPAHALVHLIRHPDQYPDPTSGRVLEAAPTAAVQRTPPQAAEESGVDVTAELRGLDLAEAASFTTKRVSLLYHRKFTAAELDTLRHLVTTGDLDGAVLLTEAHARLARMDAQGFVDDLKDRLRVPA